The Virgibacillus phasianinus genome includes a window with the following:
- a CDS encoding M20 family metallopeptidase: protein MRKEIHERIDQLHQEMIEIRRYLHQYPELSFQEEKTAAYIADFYENLGIPYQTKVGGNGVIATLKGGKPGKTVALRADFDALPIQDEKDVPYKSKIDGVMHACGHDGHTATLLSLAKAVQPFQDELPGTIVFLHQHAEEYAPGGAKPIIESGALDHVDAVFGTHLWATTPLGVMQTSKHAFMAGADRFEIVLQGKGGHGGYPHETKDAVVIGAELITKLQQIVSRRIDPLKTAVLTIGIFEAGNAFNIIADKAKLIGTMRHLDSSIQKQVIEEMEQIIKGVCMSNGATYTFNYLKGYPPLVNHEEEAELVRQACENIPEITSAEFVPPVMAGEDFSYYLLDKPGAFFFTGAQKEGNDIPHHHPKFDIDERALPIAAKTLFEAYLAYQNK from the coding sequence ATGCGGAAAGAGATTCATGAACGAATTGACCAATTGCACCAAGAGATGATTGAGATACGAAGGTATTTACATCAATATCCAGAGCTTTCGTTTCAAGAAGAAAAAACGGCAGCCTATATTGCTGACTTTTATGAAAATCTAGGTATTCCCTATCAAACGAAGGTAGGCGGAAATGGGGTTATTGCAACCCTTAAAGGTGGAAAACCTGGGAAAACCGTTGCACTAAGGGCGGATTTTGATGCCCTGCCCATCCAGGACGAGAAGGATGTCCCGTATAAATCCAAAATAGATGGTGTCATGCACGCCTGCGGCCATGATGGGCACACAGCGACATTATTATCCCTGGCAAAAGCAGTGCAGCCATTTCAGGACGAATTACCGGGAACAATTGTATTCCTGCATCAACATGCAGAGGAATATGCTCCGGGTGGGGCAAAACCAATAATTGAATCCGGTGCACTTGATCATGTTGACGCCGTTTTTGGAACCCATCTATGGGCAACAACGCCACTAGGTGTAATGCAAACCTCCAAACATGCTTTTATGGCAGGAGCAGACCGTTTTGAGATTGTTCTACAAGGCAAAGGTGGACATGGCGGGTATCCACATGAAACCAAGGATGCGGTTGTAATTGGTGCCGAGTTAATCACAAAACTTCAACAAATTGTTAGTAGACGTATCGACCCGCTCAAAACTGCTGTTTTAACAATTGGTATATTTGAAGCCGGGAATGCTTTTAACATTATCGCGGATAAAGCCAAATTAATTGGAACAATGCGGCATCTTGATTCCTCCATACAGAAACAAGTAATCGAAGAAATGGAACAGATTATTAAAGGAGTGTGTATGTCAAATGGTGCGACGTACACGTTCAATTATCTAAAAGGATATCCTCCATTAGTAAATCACGAGGAGGAAGCTGAACTTGTCAGGCAGGCTTGTGAAAACATACCGGAAATTACATCAGCCGAATTCGTCCCACCTGTAATGGCTGGAGAAGACTTTTCCTATTATTTACTTGATAAGCCTGGAGCATTCTTTTTCACCGGTGCCCAAAAAGAAGGAAACGACATCCCGCACCATCATCCTAAATTCGATATTGATGAACGTGCATTACCAATCGCTGCAAAAACATTATTTGAAGCATACCTTGCTTACCAGAATAAATAA
- a CDS encoding MFS transporter, with product MSVESQIIEMQKVPVTKNRNFMFLFIAALFSSPGYYVYLIGAEWLMLTLTDNRFYFGMLFLAASIPRLLLLTAGGIIADRFNKRTILFLSDASRALLILVLIFLVWTDAVTAFHLIGLAVLFGMSDAFSYPALNALTPTLLHDDQLQRGNSLIQMTTQISPILGPALGGGMIALLGFEGVFSIAFGMLALSSLAVLLITLKKDEEGVEKPTPWEDLKEGFRYARKNELVISVVIVAFFINFFFSGPLAIGLPIIVKDIFEGSAIGLATVETSMGIGALLGAILLATIKLKKPGVALIGSLIALGILTAGTGLSVYLYLTAILVGIMGFLIQLINIPLMTMMQQTTEKKMLGRMMSFLMTVSTGLVPVSFLLTSSLLAAGVSIQLIIIVSGTVVTLIGIYCLKNKTIMRYQ from the coding sequence ATGAGCGTGGAATCACAAATTATTGAAATGCAGAAGGTTCCTGTAACAAAAAATCGTAATTTTATGTTTTTATTTATCGCAGCGTTATTTTCTTCACCGGGATATTATGTATACTTAATAGGAGCGGAATGGTTAATGCTGACATTAACCGATAACCGATTTTATTTTGGAATGTTATTTTTGGCAGCATCCATTCCGAGATTACTTCTACTAACAGCTGGAGGAATCATTGCTGATCGATTTAATAAACGAACCATTCTTTTTCTCTCTGATGCCTCCCGGGCACTGTTAATTTTAGTATTAATTTTTCTTGTCTGGACAGATGCCGTAACAGCATTTCACCTGATCGGTTTAGCTGTATTGTTCGGTATGTCAGATGCATTTAGCTATCCGGCATTGAACGCGCTGACACCTACGCTTTTACATGATGATCAATTACAAAGGGGAAATTCACTCATTCAAATGACAACGCAAATAAGTCCGATTCTAGGACCGGCATTAGGCGGGGGAATGATTGCATTACTTGGGTTTGAAGGGGTTTTTTCAATAGCATTTGGAATGCTTGCTTTGTCATCACTTGCGGTGCTCTTGATAACATTGAAAAAAGATGAGGAAGGGGTAGAAAAACCAACTCCTTGGGAAGATTTAAAAGAAGGATTTCGCTATGCAAGGAAAAATGAACTGGTTATTTCGGTTGTAATTGTCGCTTTCTTTATTAATTTCTTCTTTTCCGGCCCACTAGCAATTGGTTTGCCAATTATCGTCAAGGACATATTTGAAGGAAGTGCGATAGGGCTAGCCACCGTTGAAACGTCTATGGGTATAGGGGCGTTGCTTGGAGCGATTTTATTAGCAACGATTAAATTGAAAAAACCCGGTGTTGCCTTAATCGGCAGTCTTATTGCATTAGGTATTCTTACCGCCGGAACCGGATTATCGGTATATCTTTATTTAACGGCCATCCTAGTAGGCATAATGGGATTTTTAATTCAATTAATCAATATCCCGCTAATGACTATGATGCAGCAAACAACGGAGAAAAAGATGCTAGGGCGAATGATGAGCTTTTTAATGACTGTTTCGACGGGTCTTGTTCCAGTATCTTTTCTGCTGACATCCTCTTTACTTGCGGCAGGCGTGTCGATCCAGCTGATTATAATCGTCAGTGGGACAGTGGTTACACTGATTGGAATCTATTGCCTTAAAAATAAAACCATTATGCGATATCAATAA
- a CDS encoding ferritin-like domain-containing protein — protein sequence MDKELQELIDGLNEDLANEYGAAIQYTYSASVVSGLYSSALKPFFEAEINDELGHALYLSEKIKSLGGTPTTKSAEIPQPTEVKDLLEASLQSEKATIERYEQRKKQAEKLSYTELVVKIEDMIADETHHKEEIERLLQDPRL from the coding sequence ATGGATAAGGAATTACAAGAGCTAATTGATGGATTAAATGAAGATTTAGCAAATGAATATGGTGCAGCGATTCAGTACACGTATAGTGCTTCCGTTGTTTCCGGACTATACAGTTCGGCATTAAAGCCATTTTTCGAAGCAGAAATTAATGATGAACTAGGACACGCACTATACTTATCAGAAAAAATCAAATCACTAGGTGGAACACCAACCACTAAATCAGCGGAAATACCGCAGCCTACAGAAGTTAAGGATTTGTTAGAAGCGTCCTTGCAGTCTGAGAAAGCCACCATCGAACGCTATGAACAACGTAAAAAACAAGCAGAAAAACTAAGCTACACTGAGCTTGTTGTAAAAATCGAAGACATGATTGCCGATGAAACACATCATAAAGAAGAAATCGAACGTTTATTGCAGGATCCGCGTTTATAA
- a CDS encoding response regulator, giving the protein MIRVVVVDDHDVVRKGIVSYLLTDDSIEVVGQASNGNDGAALVIKEKPDVVLMDLMMENGNGIDATRTITNSNVDTKIIILTSFYDDKQVFPAIEAGAFSYLLKTSSANEIVNAIKKAKQGENVIEPKVAGRMMSTFRSDSRKAHDELTGRELEVLICIGNGMTNQEISEKLYIGIKTVKTHVSNILGKLGVHDRTQAAVYVHRNNLISAEDQ; this is encoded by the coding sequence ATGATTCGAGTGGTTGTTGTGGATGATCATGATGTTGTTCGAAAAGGTATTGTTTCGTATTTGTTAACCGATGATTCGATAGAGGTTGTCGGGCAGGCTTCTAATGGAAATGACGGGGCAGCACTGGTAATAAAAGAGAAACCTGATGTGGTTCTGATGGATTTAATGATGGAAAATGGCAATGGGATTGATGCGACACGCACGATAACAAATAGTAATGTTGACACAAAGATTATCATACTTACAAGCTTCTATGACGATAAACAGGTTTTTCCGGCAATCGAAGCGGGGGCGTTTAGTTATCTCTTAAAAACATCGTCTGCTAATGAAATTGTAAACGCTATAAAAAAGGCTAAACAAGGAGAAAATGTTATTGAACCAAAGGTGGCGGGCAGGATGATGTCAACATTTCGGTCTGATTCCCGTAAAGCACATGATGAATTGACCGGGCGTGAATTAGAAGTCCTGATTTGCATCGGCAATGGGATGACAAATCAGGAAATCAGTGAAAAATTATATATTGGTATTAAAACTGTAAAAACGCATGTCAGCAATATTCTTGGAAAACTTGGGGTTCATGACCGAACACAAGCAGCTGTCTATGTTCACAGAAATAACTTAATTTCAGCTGAGGATCAGTAA
- the liaF gene encoding cell wall-active antibiotics response protein LiaF, with protein sequence MNNRFIRLLFAFIVIFIGVILVLQNLEVIDMDMNGIWPYAYSTLFIIFGLKWFIDDLRNRGGSWIFGSFLFVFGSLLLIGELGFIRFNFDDIFKLWPLLIVYIGFSIIGKPKRKKNFKFVIDTDDKKETYRDTMKKHGNRFSVGDHQFTEPNWKVEPMNLHNAAGDYYIDFSKAYIPEKETPISINSWAGDIQILMPENVACRIEATVKAGEVNIMGQTSEGINRTLYYESEDYQDATRKLTINLKLKAGSVRVDKV encoded by the coding sequence ATGAATAATCGATTTATCCGCTTGTTATTTGCATTTATCGTTATTTTTATAGGGGTCATATTGGTTTTGCAGAATCTTGAAGTGATTGACATGGACATGAATGGAATATGGCCGTATGCCTACTCTACTTTGTTTATTATTTTTGGGCTGAAATGGTTTATAGACGATTTGCGAAATCGCGGTGGGAGTTGGATATTTGGGTCATTTTTATTTGTTTTTGGTTCCTTATTATTAATAGGTGAACTGGGGTTTATTCGTTTTAATTTCGACGATATATTCAAGCTTTGGCCATTATTAATTGTCTATATTGGTTTCAGTATCATTGGAAAACCTAAACGTAAGAAAAACTTTAAGTTTGTGATTGACACGGATGATAAAAAAGAAACATACCGCGATACCATGAAGAAACACGGAAACCGTTTTTCAGTTGGCGATCATCAATTTACTGAACCAAATTGGAAGGTAGAGCCAATGAACCTGCATAATGCAGCAGGGGATTATTATATAGATTTTTCTAAGGCATATATTCCGGAAAAGGAAACACCGATTTCCATTAACAGTTGGGCTGGTGATATTCAAATCCTGATGCCGGAAAACGTTGCCTGTCGAATTGAAGCAACTGTTAAGGCTGGTGAAGTAAATATAATGGGACAGACTTCTGAAGGGATTAATCGAACGCTTTACTACGAATCCGAGGATTATCAAGATGCGACAAGAAAATTAACCATCAACTTAAAGTTAAAAGCAGGCTCTGTCCGAGTCGATAAAGTATAA
- a CDS encoding phosphatase PAP2 family protein, with amino-acid sequence MRKKSHYLYIFLFAFVLVTTVLWAFKIMHGTIPVVDQWSRGFVEAMADSDVYFLFRWLTELGSGTFLTPFTMIMAILLGYLFRDWFIGVMFAGGTLLSYGLNVLIKVLVERERPRILVAAEAEGYSFPSGHAMISMVCYGLVVYFISKKIRSKKLAVSIQIGTSILIFLIGFSRYMISVHYLTDVLAGFVFGLLFVFLWTFMFEKINKKRSPSED; translated from the coding sequence ATGAGGAAAAAAAGTCATTATCTATATATTTTTCTGTTTGCGTTTGTATTAGTTACAACGGTGTTATGGGCATTTAAAATCATGCACGGAACAATTCCCGTAGTCGACCAGTGGTCAAGGGGGTTTGTGGAAGCAATGGCGGATTCGGATGTCTACTTTCTATTTCGGTGGTTGACTGAACTTGGCTCGGGTACCTTTCTAACCCCATTTACGATGATCATGGCTATACTGCTCGGCTATCTTTTTCGTGATTGGTTTATAGGCGTTATGTTTGCTGGTGGAACCTTATTAAGCTATGGATTAAACGTTCTAATTAAGGTGCTTGTTGAACGGGAACGCCCGCGAATATTAGTGGCTGCGGAAGCAGAAGGGTATAGTTTCCCCTCCGGACATGCCATGATTTCAATGGTTTGTTATGGTCTGGTCGTATATTTTATTTCAAAGAAAATAAGGTCAAAGAAACTAGCTGTCAGTATTCAAATAGGTACATCTATTCTCATTTTTTTAATTGGCTTCAGCCGGTACATGATTAGTGTGCATTATCTAACAGATGTGCTGGCAGGATTCGTATTCGGCCTCTTGTTTGTTTTTCTTTGGACATTTATGTTTGAAAAAATAAATAAAAAACGATCTCCGTCTGAAGACTGA
- a CDS encoding sensor histidine kinase, with translation MLKRLNSIRFSYIRSHLYGTFLTTVILLSFLLSIYVLFEPLWLTAEGIFLFIATYIVLGLLLSLYVGFKSSGDLKERLDYFSVLITQFANGNYQSRVYFNEDDEIARIGSELNELGNKMQNQVKSLQRMADEKADFAKSAHKAAVIEERQRLARDLHDSVSQQLFGVTMMAEAALKQFDKNPTMAKSQLEDVAASALQAQTEMRALLLHLRPVHLSGDPLSLGLKKLVEELKQKSAINFKLDFDDSIKLQETTEEHVFRIIQESLSNILRHAEASEVGLRITSRSNELFIHIADNGKGFDVGQDSTRKTSYGLKTMKERSEELGGTFTIRSIRGEGTYIDIRIPCN, from the coding sequence ATGCTAAAGCGGCTGAATAGTATACGATTTAGTTATATTCGTTCACACCTTTATGGAACGTTTCTAACCACAGTAATTTTGTTGTCATTTCTATTATCTATTTATGTATTATTTGAACCACTGTGGTTAACCGCTGAAGGTATATTTTTGTTTATTGCAACGTATATAGTACTTGGTTTGCTGCTTTCCTTGTATGTTGGTTTTAAATCCAGCGGTGATTTAAAGGAACGTCTCGATTATTTCTCCGTGTTGATTACACAATTTGCCAATGGAAACTATCAATCACGGGTCTATTTTAACGAGGATGATGAGATTGCCAGAATTGGCAGCGAATTGAACGAACTGGGCAATAAAATGCAAAACCAGGTAAAATCATTACAACGGATGGCGGATGAAAAGGCGGATTTTGCAAAATCAGCACACAAGGCTGCTGTTATCGAGGAAAGGCAACGCCTGGCCAGGGATTTGCATGACTCTGTAAGCCAGCAATTGTTTGGCGTGACGATGATGGCAGAAGCAGCACTGAAACAATTTGACAAAAATCCCACAATGGCCAAGTCACAGTTGGAGGACGTTGCAGCCAGTGCGTTGCAGGCTCAGACCGAGATGCGTGCCTTGTTGCTGCATTTGCGGCCAGTACATTTATCAGGCGATCCACTTTCACTTGGCCTTAAGAAACTGGTAGAAGAGTTGAAACAAAAGAGTGCGATCAATTTCAAACTGGACTTTGACGACTCTATCAAACTACAAGAAACAACAGAGGAACATGTTTTTAGAATTATTCAAGAATCATTATCCAATATTTTACGTCATGCCGAAGCTAGTGAAGTTGGCTTAAGGATAACGAGTAGATCAAATGAACTGTTCATTCATATTGCAGACAATGGCAAGGGATTCGATGTTGGGCAGGATTCGACTCGAAAAACGTCGTATGGTTTGAAAACGATGAAAGAACGAAGCGAGGAACTGGGTGGTACATTTACAATTCGTTCTATCCGGGGAGAAGGTACGTATATAGATATACGGATTCCATGTAACTAA
- a CDS encoding ABC transporter permease: MFDSHAFFKNRFSEHLKETSRYLRYIFTGHLAIAMLFFISAIAVYYQQWLQNLSENFPTAWVVGIVFGLVASYSPVRTLLKEPDLVFLIAAENKMNAYFRDALLYSFVIQLYLVLLAAAALGPLYSATYPEREGYLLTVLVLLIFKVWNLLANWWMLKIRAPGVRQIDLLARTLLTIAVFYFLIHGDIVLTAVTTGLYIIVFLYDYNLSHKQAGIVWDLLIQKDRDRMQAFYRIANMFTDVPHLRSKVKKRQWLTSIVSNVPFQNKQSFHYLYRITFVRSGDYLGMYLRLIVIGGLFIYFVPQLWMKILFALLFMYMSSFQMMTLYHHHRTVMWIDLYPVEHKYRRQAVFNWLFQLGLVQTILFAIVFLFTPSQFTGAGIILVCGFLFNYLFMNGYVKRKLV; the protein is encoded by the coding sequence ATGTTTGATTCACATGCCTTTTTTAAAAATCGTTTTTCTGAACATTTAAAGGAAACAAGCCGTTATCTTCGGTACATTTTTACCGGTCATTTAGCCATTGCGATGCTGTTCTTTATTTCTGCAATAGCGGTTTATTACCAACAATGGCTCCAAAACCTTTCCGAGAATTTCCCGACCGCCTGGGTTGTAGGGATTGTTTTTGGTTTGGTCGCAAGTTATAGCCCTGTCCGAACATTATTAAAAGAGCCGGATTTAGTTTTCCTGATTGCAGCCGAGAATAAAATGAATGCTTACTTCAGGGATGCTTTGCTTTATAGCTTTGTTATTCAATTGTACTTAGTGTTGCTTGCGGCGGCAGCTCTTGGACCGTTGTATTCAGCGACATATCCAGAGCGTGAAGGATATTTATTAACGGTTTTAGTGCTGCTGATTTTTAAGGTATGGAATTTACTTGCCAATTGGTGGATGCTGAAAATACGTGCTCCTGGTGTCAGACAGATTGACTTACTTGCGCGAACGCTGTTAACGATAGCCGTATTCTATTTCCTGATTCACGGTGATATTGTTCTGACGGCTGTCACAACAGGATTATATATCATTGTATTTCTGTATGATTATAATTTATCACATAAACAGGCGGGAATTGTTTGGGATCTGCTCATCCAAAAAGACCGTGATCGAATGCAGGCCTTTTATCGGATTGCAAATATGTTTACAGACGTGCCACATTTAAGAAGTAAAGTGAAAAAGCGCCAATGGCTGACATCCATTGTCAGCAATGTTCCGTTTCAGAATAAACAATCCTTCCATTACCTATACCGAATTACCTTTGTGCGGAGCGGAGATTATTTGGGTATGTATCTCCGATTAATTGTTATTGGCGGTCTCTTTATTTATTTTGTTCCGCAGCTTTGGATGAAAATACTATTTGCCTTGCTGTTTATGTATATGAGCAGTTTCCAGATGATGACATTGTATCATCACCATCGAACAGTAATGTGGATAGACCTCTATCCTGTTGAGCATAAATACAGAAGGCAGGCAGTCTTCAATTGGCTGTTTCAGCTTGGATTGGTTCAGACTATTCTATTTGCGATTGTATTCTTATTTACTCCATCTCAGTTTACTGGCGCGGGAATAATATTAGTTTGCGGCTTTCTTTTTAATTATCTGTTCATGAATGGCTATGTGAAAAGAAAGTTAGTATGA